One Scylla paramamosain isolate STU-SP2022 chromosome 5, ASM3559412v1, whole genome shotgun sequence genomic region harbors:
- the LOC135100736 gene encoding importin subunit beta-1-like isoform X1: MEQVIQILEKTTSPDKNELETALKYLEQAAQSNLPEYVKVLSDVLHHGRNSTVARMAAGIQLKNTLASNDPKVKVQYQQRWLAFPPDVRDYVKTNVLGALGTEQNRPSSAAQCVAYIALTEIPVGQWPNLIDRLVANVTTPGATDMTKESTLEAIGYICQDIEPEAIAAQSNNILTAIVHGMKRDEPNDHVRLAATTALLNSLEFTRQNFERDAERHFIMQVVCEATQSTNTQIKVAALQCLVKIMSLYYQYMEHYMGPALFAITLEAMKSEIDEVALQGIEFWSNVCDEEVDLAIEASEAAELGRPPERTSRFYAKGALQYLVPVLMMTLSKQEEADDDDEWNPCKAAGVCIMLLATCTEDDIVPHVLPFVKENIKHQNWRLRDAAIMAFGSILEGPDPTNLKPMVEQAMPTLIEALNDESVVVRDTTAWTLGRVCELIPDAACNDTYLKLLLEALVHSLKGEPRVASNVCWALSSLAEAAYEQADTGDGDGEPPTYCLSAFFDPLVDVLLQTTDRADGNQCNLRNAAYEALMELMKNSPHDCYPTVQKTTMIILERLQQVLHMETQVQSHSDRVQVNDIQSLLCATLQSVLRKVTPEDAPKISDPIMAALLQMFQTSQGKSGGVQEDALLAVSTLVEVLGQNFLKYMEAFKPYLCLGLRNVDDYTVCAAAVGVTGDICRGLGDKVEPFCDELMSMLVENLGNNNVHRNVKPAILSVFGDMALALGPKFTKYLEVVLQMLHQASQAQVDRSDFDMLDYLNELRETCLEAYTGIVQGLKGDGPNPKQEVQLLRTHVPHMITFITSVAADEEKSDPVVASSAGLIGDLCSVFGADMLQLVETDPIGNLLIQGRRSKTSKTKTLAMWATKEIRRLKSNNSTWIADKMGD; the protein is encoded by the exons ATGGAGCAAGTTATTCAAATACTCGAGAAGACAACATCTCCCG ATAAAAATGAACTGGAAACTGCTCTGAAATACCTGGAACAGGCTGCACAGTCCAATCTG CCTGAGTATGTGAAGGTACTGAGTGATGTACTGCACCATGGAAGGAACTCAACTGTGGCCCGCATGGCTGCTGGTATTCAGCTCAAGAACACACTGGCCTCCAATGATCCCAAAGTCAAGGTTCAGTATCAGCAGCGGTGGCTGGCCTTCCCTCCAGATGTCAGGGACTACGTCAAGACAAAT GTGTTGGGAGCCTTGGGAACAGAGCAGAATCGTCCAAGTTCAGCAGCTCAGTGTGTGGCTTACATTGCCCTCACTGAGATCCCTGTGGGCCAGTGGCCAAACCTTATTGACAGACTTGTAGCAAATGTGACCACCCCTGGGGCCACAGATATGACCAAAGAGTCCACTTTGGAAGCTATTGGATATATATGTCAG GATATTGAACCTGAAGCCATTGCTGCACAAAGTAACAACATTCTCACAGCCATTGTTCATGGCATGAAGCGGGATGAGCCAAATGATCATGTGAGGTTGGCAGCCACCACAGCACTCCTCAATTCCTTAGAATTTACTAGACAAAACTTTGAGAGGGATGCAGAGCGACACTTTATCATGCAG gTGGTGTGTGAAGCCACACAGTCAACCAACACCCAGATAAAAGTAGCTGCCCTGCAGTGCCTGGTGAAGATTATGTCTCTCTATTATCAGTATATGGAGCACTACATGGGACCTGCACTCTTTGCT ATTACTTTGGAAGCCATGAAGAGTGAAATTGATGAGGTGGCATTGCAAGGCATTGAATTTTGGTCCAATGTGTGTGATGAAGAAGTGGATCTGGCCATTGAGGCATCAGAGGCAGCAGAGTTGGGTCGTCCACCTGAGAGGACCTCTAGGTTTTATGCCAAGGGAGCTTTGCAG TATCTTGTTCCTGTCTTAATGATGACTTTGAGTAAGCAAGAggaagctgatgatgatgatgaatggaaCCCGTGCAAAGCAGCTGGGGTGTGCATCATGCTGTTGGCCACTTGCACTGAGGATGACATTGTGCCCCATGTCCTTCCATTTGTTAAGGAAAACATCAAACACCAAAACTGGAGGTTACGAGATGCTGCTATTATGGCCTTTG GTTCTATCTTGGAGGGTCCTGATCCTACAAACCTGAAGCCAATGGTGGAGCAAGCAATGCCAACCCTCATAGAGGCTCTGAATGATGAGTCAGTGGTGGTGCGGGACACCACTGCTTGGACTTTGGGTCGAGTCTGTGAACTGATCCCAGATGCAGCATGCAATGACACCTACCTCAAGTTGTTGTTGGAGGCTCTTGTCCATAGCCTGAAAGGGGAGCCTCGTGTAGCCTCAAATGTATGCTGGGCCCTTAGCTCGCTAGCAGAAGCAGCATATGAGCAAGCAGATACAGGAGATGGGGATGGTGAGCCACCTACCTACTGTCTCTCTGCATTCTTTGATCCTCTTGTGGATGTATTGCTGCAAACAACAGATAGAGCTGATGGTAACCAATGCAACTTGCGCAATGCTGCCTATGAGGCTCTCATGGAGTTGATGAAAAATTCTCCACATGATTGTTATCCCACCGTCCAGAAAACTACAATGATCATCCTGGAGAGGCTGCAACAAGTTTTGCACATGGAGACACAGGTCCAGTCTCATAGTGACCGTGTTCAAGTCAATGATATTCAGTCCTTGCTCTGTGCCACACTGCAATCTGTGCTGCGCAAGGTCACTCCTGAGGATGCTCCTAAAATTAGTGACCCCATCATGGCAGCTTTGCTCCAGATGTTCCAAACTTCCCAGGGGAAGTCTGGAGGTGTTCAGGAAGATGCACTGCTGGCAGTGTCTACTCTTGTGGAAGTTTTGGGACAGAACTTCCTCAAATATATGGAAGCCTTCAAGCCATACCTGTGTCTAGGTCTTAGAAATGTAGATGACTACACTGTGTGTGCAGCAGCTGTGGGTGTCACTGGGGATATCTGTCGTGGTTTGGGAGACAAGGTAGAACCATTCTGTGATGAGCTTATGTCTATGTTGGTAGAGAACTTAGGAAACAACAATGTCCACAGGAATGTAAAACCAGCCATTTTGTCAGTATTTGGAGATATGGCTCTGGCATTAGGACCTAAGTTCACCAAATATTTGGAAGTTGTACTACAGATGCTTCACCAAGCTTCCCAGGCACAGGTGGATCGCTCAGACTTTGATATGCTTGACTATCTAAATGAGCTACGAGAGACATGTCTGGAGGCCTACACTGGCATTGTCCAAGGCCTCAAGGGTGATGGGCCCAATCCCAAACAGGAGGTGCAGCTGCTGCGCACTCATGTGCCACACATGATTACCTTCATCACTTCTGTGGCTGCAGATGAAGAAAAGTCCGATCCTGTTGTGGCCAGTTCTGCAGGACTCATTGG
- the LOC135100736 gene encoding importin subunit beta-1-like isoform X2, with the protein MEQVIQILEKTTSPDKNELETALKYLEQAAQSNLPEYVKVLSDVLHHGRNSTVARMAAGIQLKNTLASNDPKVKVQYQQRWLAFPPDVRDYVKTNVLGALGTEQNRPSSAAQCVAYIALTEIPVGQWPNLIDRLVANVTTPGATDMTKESTLEAIGYICQDIEPEAIAAQSNNILTAIVHGMKRDEPNDHVRLAATTALLNSLEFTRQNFERDAERHFIMQVVCEATQSTNTQIKVAALQCLVKIMSLYYQYMEHYMGPALFAITLEAMKSEIDEVALQGIEFWSNVCDEEVDLAIEASEAAELGRPPERTSRFYAKGALQYLVPVLMMTLSKQEEADDDDEWNPCKAAGVCIMLLATCTEDDIVPHVLPFVKENIKHQNWRLRDAAIMAFGSILEGPDPTNLKPMVEQAMPTLIEALNDESVVVRDTTAWTLGRVCELIPDAACNDTYLKLLLEALVHSLKGEPRVASNVCWALSSLAEAAYEQADTGDGDGEPPTYCLSAFFDPLVDVLLQTTDRADGNQCNLRNAAYEALMELMKNSPHDCYPTVQKTTMIILERLQQVLHMETQVQSHSDRVQVNDIQSLLCATLQSVLRKVTPEDAPKISDPIMAALLQMFQTSQGKSGGVQEDALLAVSTLVEVLGQNFLKYMEAFKPYLCLGLRNVDDYTVCAAAVGVTGDICRGLGDKVEPFCDELMSMLVENLGNNNVHRNVKPAILSVFGDMALALGPKFTKYLEVVLQMLHQASQAQVDRSDFDMLDYLNELRETCLEAYTGIVQGLKGDGPNPKQEVQLLRTHVPHMITFITSVAADEEKSDPVVASSAGLIGDLCSVFGADMLQLVETDPIGNLLIQGRRSKTSKTKTLAMWATKEIRRLKSNNSTWARQ; encoded by the exons ATGGAGCAAGTTATTCAAATACTCGAGAAGACAACATCTCCCG ATAAAAATGAACTGGAAACTGCTCTGAAATACCTGGAACAGGCTGCACAGTCCAATCTG CCTGAGTATGTGAAGGTACTGAGTGATGTACTGCACCATGGAAGGAACTCAACTGTGGCCCGCATGGCTGCTGGTATTCAGCTCAAGAACACACTGGCCTCCAATGATCCCAAAGTCAAGGTTCAGTATCAGCAGCGGTGGCTGGCCTTCCCTCCAGATGTCAGGGACTACGTCAAGACAAAT GTGTTGGGAGCCTTGGGAACAGAGCAGAATCGTCCAAGTTCAGCAGCTCAGTGTGTGGCTTACATTGCCCTCACTGAGATCCCTGTGGGCCAGTGGCCAAACCTTATTGACAGACTTGTAGCAAATGTGACCACCCCTGGGGCCACAGATATGACCAAAGAGTCCACTTTGGAAGCTATTGGATATATATGTCAG GATATTGAACCTGAAGCCATTGCTGCACAAAGTAACAACATTCTCACAGCCATTGTTCATGGCATGAAGCGGGATGAGCCAAATGATCATGTGAGGTTGGCAGCCACCACAGCACTCCTCAATTCCTTAGAATTTACTAGACAAAACTTTGAGAGGGATGCAGAGCGACACTTTATCATGCAG gTGGTGTGTGAAGCCACACAGTCAACCAACACCCAGATAAAAGTAGCTGCCCTGCAGTGCCTGGTGAAGATTATGTCTCTCTATTATCAGTATATGGAGCACTACATGGGACCTGCACTCTTTGCT ATTACTTTGGAAGCCATGAAGAGTGAAATTGATGAGGTGGCATTGCAAGGCATTGAATTTTGGTCCAATGTGTGTGATGAAGAAGTGGATCTGGCCATTGAGGCATCAGAGGCAGCAGAGTTGGGTCGTCCACCTGAGAGGACCTCTAGGTTTTATGCCAAGGGAGCTTTGCAG TATCTTGTTCCTGTCTTAATGATGACTTTGAGTAAGCAAGAggaagctgatgatgatgatgaatggaaCCCGTGCAAAGCAGCTGGGGTGTGCATCATGCTGTTGGCCACTTGCACTGAGGATGACATTGTGCCCCATGTCCTTCCATTTGTTAAGGAAAACATCAAACACCAAAACTGGAGGTTACGAGATGCTGCTATTATGGCCTTTG GTTCTATCTTGGAGGGTCCTGATCCTACAAACCTGAAGCCAATGGTGGAGCAAGCAATGCCAACCCTCATAGAGGCTCTGAATGATGAGTCAGTGGTGGTGCGGGACACCACTGCTTGGACTTTGGGTCGAGTCTGTGAACTGATCCCAGATGCAGCATGCAATGACACCTACCTCAAGTTGTTGTTGGAGGCTCTTGTCCATAGCCTGAAAGGGGAGCCTCGTGTAGCCTCAAATGTATGCTGGGCCCTTAGCTCGCTAGCAGAAGCAGCATATGAGCAAGCAGATACAGGAGATGGGGATGGTGAGCCACCTACCTACTGTCTCTCTGCATTCTTTGATCCTCTTGTGGATGTATTGCTGCAAACAACAGATAGAGCTGATGGTAACCAATGCAACTTGCGCAATGCTGCCTATGAGGCTCTCATGGAGTTGATGAAAAATTCTCCACATGATTGTTATCCCACCGTCCAGAAAACTACAATGATCATCCTGGAGAGGCTGCAACAAGTTTTGCACATGGAGACACAGGTCCAGTCTCATAGTGACCGTGTTCAAGTCAATGATATTCAGTCCTTGCTCTGTGCCACACTGCAATCTGTGCTGCGCAAGGTCACTCCTGAGGATGCTCCTAAAATTAGTGACCCCATCATGGCAGCTTTGCTCCAGATGTTCCAAACTTCCCAGGGGAAGTCTGGAGGTGTTCAGGAAGATGCACTGCTGGCAGTGTCTACTCTTGTGGAAGTTTTGGGACAGAACTTCCTCAAATATATGGAAGCCTTCAAGCCATACCTGTGTCTAGGTCTTAGAAATGTAGATGACTACACTGTGTGTGCAGCAGCTGTGGGTGTCACTGGGGATATCTGTCGTGGTTTGGGAGACAAGGTAGAACCATTCTGTGATGAGCTTATGTCTATGTTGGTAGAGAACTTAGGAAACAACAATGTCCACAGGAATGTAAAACCAGCCATTTTGTCAGTATTTGGAGATATGGCTCTGGCATTAGGACCTAAGTTCACCAAATATTTGGAAGTTGTACTACAGATGCTTCACCAAGCTTCCCAGGCACAGGTGGATCGCTCAGACTTTGATATGCTTGACTATCTAAATGAGCTACGAGAGACATGTCTGGAGGCCTACACTGGCATTGTCCAAGGCCTCAAGGGTGATGGGCCCAATCCCAAACAGGAGGTGCAGCTGCTGCGCACTCATGTGCCACACATGATTACCTTCATCACTTCTGTGGCTGCAGATGAAGAAAAGTCCGATCCTGTTGTGGCCAGTTCTGCAGGACTCATTGG
- the LOC135100736 gene encoding importin subunit beta-1-like isoform X5: MEQVIQILEKTTSPDKNELETALKYLEQAAQSNLPEYVKVLSDVLHHGRNSTVARMAAGIQLKNTLASNDPKVKVQYQQRWLAFPPDVRDYVKTNVLGALGTEQNRPSSAAQCVAYIALTEIPVGQWPNLIDRLVANVTTPGATDMTKESTLEAIGYICQDIEPEAIAAQSNNILTAIVHGMKRDEPNDHVRLAATTALLNSLEFTRQNFERDAERHFIMQVVCEATQSTNTQIKVAALQCLVKIMSLYYQYMEHYMGPALFAITLEAMKSEIDEVALQGIEFWSNVCDEEVDLAIEASEAAELGRPPERTSRFYAKGALQYLVPVLMMTLSKQEEADDDDEWNPCKAAGVCIMLLATCTEDDIVPHVLPFVKENIKHQNWRLRDAAIMAFGSILEGPDPTNLKPMVEQAMPTLIEALNDESVVVRDTTAWTLGRVCELIPDAACNDTYLKLLLEALVHSLKGEPRVASNVCWALSSLAEAAYEQADTGDGDGEPPTYCLSAFFDPLVDVLLQTTDRADGNQCNLRNAAYEALMELMKNSPHDCYPTVQKTTMIILERLQQVLHMETQVQSHSDRVQVNDIQSLLCATLQSVLRKVTPEDAPKISDPIMAALLQMFQTSQGKSGGVQEDALLAVSTLVEVLGQNFLKYMEAFKPYLCLGLRNVDDYTVCAAAVGVTGDICRGLGDKVEPFCDELMSMLVENLGNNNVHRNVKPAILSVFGDMALALGPKFTKYLEVVLQMLHQASQAQVDRSDFDMLDYLNELRETCLEAYTGIVQGLKGDGPNPKQEVQLLRTHVPHMITFITSVAADEEKSDPVVASSAGLIGDLCSVFGADMLQLVETDPIGNLLIQGRRSKTSKTKTLAMWATKEIRRLKSNNST, encoded by the exons ATGGAGCAAGTTATTCAAATACTCGAGAAGACAACATCTCCCG ATAAAAATGAACTGGAAACTGCTCTGAAATACCTGGAACAGGCTGCACAGTCCAATCTG CCTGAGTATGTGAAGGTACTGAGTGATGTACTGCACCATGGAAGGAACTCAACTGTGGCCCGCATGGCTGCTGGTATTCAGCTCAAGAACACACTGGCCTCCAATGATCCCAAAGTCAAGGTTCAGTATCAGCAGCGGTGGCTGGCCTTCCCTCCAGATGTCAGGGACTACGTCAAGACAAAT GTGTTGGGAGCCTTGGGAACAGAGCAGAATCGTCCAAGTTCAGCAGCTCAGTGTGTGGCTTACATTGCCCTCACTGAGATCCCTGTGGGCCAGTGGCCAAACCTTATTGACAGACTTGTAGCAAATGTGACCACCCCTGGGGCCACAGATATGACCAAAGAGTCCACTTTGGAAGCTATTGGATATATATGTCAG GATATTGAACCTGAAGCCATTGCTGCACAAAGTAACAACATTCTCACAGCCATTGTTCATGGCATGAAGCGGGATGAGCCAAATGATCATGTGAGGTTGGCAGCCACCACAGCACTCCTCAATTCCTTAGAATTTACTAGACAAAACTTTGAGAGGGATGCAGAGCGACACTTTATCATGCAG gTGGTGTGTGAAGCCACACAGTCAACCAACACCCAGATAAAAGTAGCTGCCCTGCAGTGCCTGGTGAAGATTATGTCTCTCTATTATCAGTATATGGAGCACTACATGGGACCTGCACTCTTTGCT ATTACTTTGGAAGCCATGAAGAGTGAAATTGATGAGGTGGCATTGCAAGGCATTGAATTTTGGTCCAATGTGTGTGATGAAGAAGTGGATCTGGCCATTGAGGCATCAGAGGCAGCAGAGTTGGGTCGTCCACCTGAGAGGACCTCTAGGTTTTATGCCAAGGGAGCTTTGCAG TATCTTGTTCCTGTCTTAATGATGACTTTGAGTAAGCAAGAggaagctgatgatgatgatgaatggaaCCCGTGCAAAGCAGCTGGGGTGTGCATCATGCTGTTGGCCACTTGCACTGAGGATGACATTGTGCCCCATGTCCTTCCATTTGTTAAGGAAAACATCAAACACCAAAACTGGAGGTTACGAGATGCTGCTATTATGGCCTTTG GTTCTATCTTGGAGGGTCCTGATCCTACAAACCTGAAGCCAATGGTGGAGCAAGCAATGCCAACCCTCATAGAGGCTCTGAATGATGAGTCAGTGGTGGTGCGGGACACCACTGCTTGGACTTTGGGTCGAGTCTGTGAACTGATCCCAGATGCAGCATGCAATGACACCTACCTCAAGTTGTTGTTGGAGGCTCTTGTCCATAGCCTGAAAGGGGAGCCTCGTGTAGCCTCAAATGTATGCTGGGCCCTTAGCTCGCTAGCAGAAGCAGCATATGAGCAAGCAGATACAGGAGATGGGGATGGTGAGCCACCTACCTACTGTCTCTCTGCATTCTTTGATCCTCTTGTGGATGTATTGCTGCAAACAACAGATAGAGCTGATGGTAACCAATGCAACTTGCGCAATGCTGCCTATGAGGCTCTCATGGAGTTGATGAAAAATTCTCCACATGATTGTTATCCCACCGTCCAGAAAACTACAATGATCATCCTGGAGAGGCTGCAACAAGTTTTGCACATGGAGACACAGGTCCAGTCTCATAGTGACCGTGTTCAAGTCAATGATATTCAGTCCTTGCTCTGTGCCACACTGCAATCTGTGCTGCGCAAGGTCACTCCTGAGGATGCTCCTAAAATTAGTGACCCCATCATGGCAGCTTTGCTCCAGATGTTCCAAACTTCCCAGGGGAAGTCTGGAGGTGTTCAGGAAGATGCACTGCTGGCAGTGTCTACTCTTGTGGAAGTTTTGGGACAGAACTTCCTCAAATATATGGAAGCCTTCAAGCCATACCTGTGTCTAGGTCTTAGAAATGTAGATGACTACACTGTGTGTGCAGCAGCTGTGGGTGTCACTGGGGATATCTGTCGTGGTTTGGGAGACAAGGTAGAACCATTCTGTGATGAGCTTATGTCTATGTTGGTAGAGAACTTAGGAAACAACAATGTCCACAGGAATGTAAAACCAGCCATTTTGTCAGTATTTGGAGATATGGCTCTGGCATTAGGACCTAAGTTCACCAAATATTTGGAAGTTGTACTACAGATGCTTCACCAAGCTTCCCAGGCACAGGTGGATCGCTCAGACTTTGATATGCTTGACTATCTAAATGAGCTACGAGAGACATGTCTGGAGGCCTACACTGGCATTGTCCAAGGCCTCAAGGGTGATGGGCCCAATCCCAAACAGGAGGTGCAGCTGCTGCGCACTCATGTGCCACACATGATTACCTTCATCACTTCTGTGGCTGCAGATGAAGAAAAGTCCGATCCTGTTGTGGCCAGTTCTGCAGGACTCATTGG
- the LOC135100736 gene encoding importin subunit beta-1-like isoform X3, producing MEQVIQILEKTTSPDKNELETALKYLEQAAQSNLPEYVKVLSDVLHHGRNSTVARMAAGIQLKNTLASNDPKVKVQYQQRWLAFPPDVRDYVKTNVLGALGTEQNRPSSAAQCVAYIALTEIPVGQWPNLIDRLVANVTTPGATDMTKESTLEAIGYICQDIEPEAIAAQSNNILTAIVHGMKRDEPNDHVRLAATTALLNSLEFTRQNFERDAERHFIMQVVCEATQSTNTQIKVAALQCLVKIMSLYYQYMEHYMGPALFAITLEAMKSEIDEVALQGIEFWSNVCDEEVDLAIEASEAAELGRPPERTSRFYAKGALQYLVPVLMMTLSKQEEADDDDEWNPCKAAGVCIMLLATCTEDDIVPHVLPFVKENIKHQNWRLRDAAIMAFGSILEGPDPTNLKPMVEQAMPTLIEALNDESVVVRDTTAWTLGRVCELIPDAACNDTYLKLLLEALVHSLKGEPRVASNVCWALSSLAEAAYEQADTGDGDGEPPTYCLSAFFDPLVDVLLQTTDRADGNQCNLRNAAYEALMELMKNSPHDCYPTVQKTTMIILERLQQVLHMETQVQSHSDRVQVNDIQSLLCATLQSVLRKVTPEDAPKISDPIMAALLQMFQTSQGKSGGVQEDALLAVSTLVEVLGQNFLKYMEAFKPYLCLGLRNVDDYTVCAAAVGVTGDICRGLGDKVEPFCDELMSMLVENLGNNNVHRNVKPAILSVFGDMALALGPKFTKYLEVVLQMLHQASQAQVDRSDFDMLDYLNELRETCLEAYTGIVQGLKGDGPNPKQEVQLLRTHVPHMITFITSVAADEEKSDPVVASSAGLIGDLCSVFGADMLQLVETDPIGNLLIQGRRSKTSKTKTLAMWATKEIRRLKSNNSTCP from the exons ATGGAGCAAGTTATTCAAATACTCGAGAAGACAACATCTCCCG ATAAAAATGAACTGGAAACTGCTCTGAAATACCTGGAACAGGCTGCACAGTCCAATCTG CCTGAGTATGTGAAGGTACTGAGTGATGTACTGCACCATGGAAGGAACTCAACTGTGGCCCGCATGGCTGCTGGTATTCAGCTCAAGAACACACTGGCCTCCAATGATCCCAAAGTCAAGGTTCAGTATCAGCAGCGGTGGCTGGCCTTCCCTCCAGATGTCAGGGACTACGTCAAGACAAAT GTGTTGGGAGCCTTGGGAACAGAGCAGAATCGTCCAAGTTCAGCAGCTCAGTGTGTGGCTTACATTGCCCTCACTGAGATCCCTGTGGGCCAGTGGCCAAACCTTATTGACAGACTTGTAGCAAATGTGACCACCCCTGGGGCCACAGATATGACCAAAGAGTCCACTTTGGAAGCTATTGGATATATATGTCAG GATATTGAACCTGAAGCCATTGCTGCACAAAGTAACAACATTCTCACAGCCATTGTTCATGGCATGAAGCGGGATGAGCCAAATGATCATGTGAGGTTGGCAGCCACCACAGCACTCCTCAATTCCTTAGAATTTACTAGACAAAACTTTGAGAGGGATGCAGAGCGACACTTTATCATGCAG gTGGTGTGTGAAGCCACACAGTCAACCAACACCCAGATAAAAGTAGCTGCCCTGCAGTGCCTGGTGAAGATTATGTCTCTCTATTATCAGTATATGGAGCACTACATGGGACCTGCACTCTTTGCT ATTACTTTGGAAGCCATGAAGAGTGAAATTGATGAGGTGGCATTGCAAGGCATTGAATTTTGGTCCAATGTGTGTGATGAAGAAGTGGATCTGGCCATTGAGGCATCAGAGGCAGCAGAGTTGGGTCGTCCACCTGAGAGGACCTCTAGGTTTTATGCCAAGGGAGCTTTGCAG TATCTTGTTCCTGTCTTAATGATGACTTTGAGTAAGCAAGAggaagctgatgatgatgatgaatggaaCCCGTGCAAAGCAGCTGGGGTGTGCATCATGCTGTTGGCCACTTGCACTGAGGATGACATTGTGCCCCATGTCCTTCCATTTGTTAAGGAAAACATCAAACACCAAAACTGGAGGTTACGAGATGCTGCTATTATGGCCTTTG GTTCTATCTTGGAGGGTCCTGATCCTACAAACCTGAAGCCAATGGTGGAGCAAGCAATGCCAACCCTCATAGAGGCTCTGAATGATGAGTCAGTGGTGGTGCGGGACACCACTGCTTGGACTTTGGGTCGAGTCTGTGAACTGATCCCAGATGCAGCATGCAATGACACCTACCTCAAGTTGTTGTTGGAGGCTCTTGTCCATAGCCTGAAAGGGGAGCCTCGTGTAGCCTCAAATGTATGCTGGGCCCTTAGCTCGCTAGCAGAAGCAGCATATGAGCAAGCAGATACAGGAGATGGGGATGGTGAGCCACCTACCTACTGTCTCTCTGCATTCTTTGATCCTCTTGTGGATGTATTGCTGCAAACAACAGATAGAGCTGATGGTAACCAATGCAACTTGCGCAATGCTGCCTATGAGGCTCTCATGGAGTTGATGAAAAATTCTCCACATGATTGTTATCCCACCGTCCAGAAAACTACAATGATCATCCTGGAGAGGCTGCAACAAGTTTTGCACATGGAGACACAGGTCCAGTCTCATAGTGACCGTGTTCAAGTCAATGATATTCAGTCCTTGCTCTGTGCCACACTGCAATCTGTGCTGCGCAAGGTCACTCCTGAGGATGCTCCTAAAATTAGTGACCCCATCATGGCAGCTTTGCTCCAGATGTTCCAAACTTCCCAGGGGAAGTCTGGAGGTGTTCAGGAAGATGCACTGCTGGCAGTGTCTACTCTTGTGGAAGTTTTGGGACAGAACTTCCTCAAATATATGGAAGCCTTCAAGCCATACCTGTGTCTAGGTCTTAGAAATGTAGATGACTACACTGTGTGTGCAGCAGCTGTGGGTGTCACTGGGGATATCTGTCGTGGTTTGGGAGACAAGGTAGAACCATTCTGTGATGAGCTTATGTCTATGTTGGTAGAGAACTTAGGAAACAACAATGTCCACAGGAATGTAAAACCAGCCATTTTGTCAGTATTTGGAGATATGGCTCTGGCATTAGGACCTAAGTTCACCAAATATTTGGAAGTTGTACTACAGATGCTTCACCAAGCTTCCCAGGCACAGGTGGATCGCTCAGACTTTGATATGCTTGACTATCTAAATGAGCTACGAGAGACATGTCTGGAGGCCTACACTGGCATTGTCCAAGGCCTCAAGGGTGATGGGCCCAATCCCAAACAGGAGGTGCAGCTGCTGCGCACTCATGTGCCACACATGATTACCTTCATCACTTCTGTGGCTGCAGATGAAGAAAAGTCCGATCCTGTTGTGGCCAGTTCTGCAGGACTCATTGG